From a region of the Vaginimicrobium propionicum genome:
- a CDS encoding MBL fold metallo-hydrolase, with product MFIATFPAGIWQTNCYLLGSSQTSPLVVIDPGVEAFGVVESQLAKLNVGLAGVIATHGHVDHIASAAKLANKYQVKMWMHPDDDFMLTDAVAGLGSLSRPMLEEMGVATLDAPEQRGFLADGQSLELGGITFEIWHLPGHSPGSVNLLTRLSKGSILFTGDVLFAGSIGRTDLPGGDPALMRNSLRRLVELAPADAQCAPGHGSATSMERELATNPYLNGSAVF from the coding sequence GTGTTCATTGCGACATTTCCTGCCGGCATATGGCAGACGAACTGTTATCTTTTAGGCTCCAGCCAGACCTCTCCACTGGTGGTCATAGACCCTGGTGTAGAGGCTTTTGGTGTGGTGGAAAGTCAGTTAGCTAAACTTAATGTTGGCCTAGCTGGTGTTATTGCAACTCATGGCCATGTTGACCACATTGCTTCAGCTGCGAAACTTGCCAACAAGTATCAAGTCAAGATGTGGATGCACCCCGATGATGATTTCATGCTCACTGACGCTGTTGCTGGGCTTGGATCGCTTTCGCGTCCAATGTTGGAAGAGATGGGGGTAGCAACCTTGGATGCCCCTGAGCAACGAGGTTTTTTAGCTGATGGTCAAAGTCTTGAGCTTGGCGGTATCACTTTTGAGATTTGGCATTTGCCGGGTCACAGCCCCGGCAGCGTGAATCTGCTAACACGCTTGTCTAAAGGTTCGATTCTGTTTACTGGCGACGTTTTATTCGCCGGTTCTATTGGACGCACCGACTTGCCAGGTGGCGACCCAGCGTTAATGCGTAATAGTCTAAGGCGGTTAGTGGAGCTCGCCCCGGCAGATGCCCAGTGCGCGCCAGGGCATGGCTCGGCTACCTCAATGGAAAGAGAATTGGCTACTAACCCGTATTTGAACGGGTCAGCCGTTTTCTAG
- the yajC gene encoding preprotein translocase subunit YajC has translation MELLLIVGAGVLLMYLMTRGQRKQLKEQQRQIEAMTSGTRVMLTSGIYCTVREVGERQIIVELAPGVDVAVAKQAVRSVVAEETEEFEFDDSLTDVESNQPSLPEEPEESLLDFEQDADSFDGSATEEVIDEPSEIDDEKQV, from the coding sequence ATGGAATTACTGTTAATTGTTGGTGCGGGTGTGCTGTTGATGTATTTGATGACTCGCGGCCAGCGTAAGCAACTGAAGGAACAGCAACGTCAGATTGAGGCTATGACCTCTGGCACTCGGGTGATGCTGACGTCTGGTATTTATTGCACCGTACGCGAAGTGGGGGAGCGTCAAATTATTGTTGAATTGGCTCCGGGAGTTGACGTTGCTGTCGCTAAGCAAGCGGTTCGTTCAGTGGTAGCCGAGGAAACGGAAGAGTTTGAGTTCGATGACTCTTTAACAGATGTCGAATCCAACCAGCCGAGCCTGCCAGAAGAACCCGAAGAATCACTACTTGACTTCGAACAAGACGCAGATTCTTTCGACGGCTCTGCAACCGAAGAAGTAATCGACGAACCCAGCGAAATTGATGACGAGAAGCAGGTCTAA
- the secD gene encoding protein translocase subunit SecD, whose amino-acid sequence MGVLSTWMPRLGLDLRGGTTIQLTAKDAGGGRVNPDSLEMAKNIISQRVDSLGVGESSVTIQGDDQIEVSVPNMSGDELIDLVGSTARLNFRAVLAYAPAQSIEPVDTKHDAGEAKPGASESSAARRPAPKLPNDPPENWTPRPTAPAETMPNIDDRLAYQPSQQDAEEFQTFKCGMDFPDVVDQPLIACDETNQVKYLLSPMLVSGENLTDAKAGIPSGQLSWVVTLQLDQQGTSDFGKTSQALSAKKEPQNQFAIVLDSKVISAPRINGPILNGSAEISGGDMNEQNSKKLASTLRYGALPIDLEVSSVDTISPTLGGEQLKAGLIAGAIGLVLVMIYSVVYYRGLSFVVISSIAAAGLLTYQIIVLLGDIVGFALNLPGVAGIIVGIGMTADSFIVYFERIRDEVRQGHPLRSAIDSGWKKARGTIIMADSVQLLAAIVLYFLSMGSVKGFAFTLGVTTAIDLFMVVFFTHPLVSWLVNFKFFAQGHPWSGFSPDHMGVSKKSLLGRGYRAKEAAND is encoded by the coding sequence ATGGGGGTGCTTAGCACTTGGATGCCACGTCTAGGTCTTGACCTTAGAGGTGGTACCACCATCCAATTGACCGCCAAAGATGCTGGCGGTGGGCGAGTTAACCCGGACTCTCTTGAGATGGCTAAAAACATTATTTCTCAACGAGTGGATTCACTGGGTGTTGGCGAATCATCCGTAACTATTCAAGGTGATGACCAGATTGAGGTTTCGGTGCCGAATATGAGCGGCGACGAGCTTATCGACTTAGTCGGGTCAACTGCCAGGTTGAATTTCCGTGCAGTGTTGGCCTATGCGCCGGCTCAATCTATTGAACCAGTGGACACCAAACATGATGCGGGCGAGGCCAAACCTGGTGCCAGCGAATCTAGTGCTGCCAGACGTCCAGCCCCCAAGCTACCTAACGATCCGCCCGAAAATTGGACGCCGCGTCCGACCGCGCCAGCCGAAACAATGCCGAATATTGATGATCGGCTTGCTTACCAGCCAAGTCAACAAGACGCGGAAGAGTTCCAAACCTTTAAGTGTGGAATGGATTTTCCCGACGTTGTTGATCAACCGCTGATAGCTTGTGATGAAACAAACCAAGTGAAATATTTGCTATCTCCAATGTTGGTCAGCGGTGAAAATCTAACTGATGCTAAAGCCGGTATTCCATCCGGTCAGCTGTCGTGGGTAGTGACATTGCAATTGGATCAACAAGGCACTTCTGATTTCGGCAAGACTTCTCAAGCTCTGTCGGCAAAAAAGGAGCCACAAAACCAATTCGCAATCGTCTTGGACTCTAAAGTTATTTCCGCCCCAAGAATCAACGGGCCGATTCTCAATGGCTCGGCAGAAATTTCTGGTGGCGACATGAATGAGCAAAATTCCAAGAAACTAGCTTCGACGCTACGTTATGGTGCGCTACCAATCGACTTGGAAGTTTCTAGTGTTGACACCATTTCGCCTACTTTAGGTGGTGAACAGCTGAAAGCTGGGTTGATCGCTGGTGCCATCGGTTTGGTATTGGTGATGATCTATTCTGTCGTTTACTACCGAGGATTGTCCTTTGTAGTTATCAGCTCTATCGCTGCTGCAGGATTGCTCACTTATCAAATTATCGTTTTATTAGGTGACATTGTCGGATTCGCGTTGAACCTGCCTGGTGTAGCAGGCATTATCGTCGGTATCGGCATGACAGCTGACTCGTTCATCGTTTACTTCGAGAGAATCCGAGATGAAGTCCGTCAAGGTCACCCGCTGCGATCTGCTATTGATTCAGGTTGGAAGAAAGCCCGAGGAACTATCATCATGGCAGACTCGGTGCAATTGTTGGCAGCCATTGTGCTGTATTTCTTGTCCATGGGGTCGGTTAAAGGTTTCGCTTTCACGTTAGGCGTAACTACTGCCATCGACTTGTTCATGGTCGTATTCTTTACTCACCCGTTAGTCAGTTGGCTGGTCAATTTTAAGTTCTTCGCCCAAGGCCATCCTTGGTCAGGCTTTTCTCCCGATCACATGGGGGTTTCCAAAAAATCGCTGTTGGGACGTGGCTACCGAGCTAAGGAGGCAGCAAATGACTGA
- the secF gene encoding protein translocase subunit SecF, producing MTETRVSEKTVEAKEGFVKRLYTSNFNVPFIAKRKVWFIFSAIVLLICIGSFFIRGFNWGIEFQGGSVFQASTQVNEQTVAKFTSAVADTGIADLNTQVSTLSSQGVRVQTRSLNTDEIVQVREAIAEAAGIDRDNVTYTLIGPSWGKQITQKAFLALGVFILLVFGLIWIYFKDWRSSVSAIVALIHDVLVTMGVISLFGFTVTPATLIGVLTVFGYSLYDTVVVFDKVSENTANLTRQKRTYNEGVNLAINQVLTRSINTTVIVLLPVLAIFLAGLIWLNGEGPLADLGLSLFVGMVAGAYSSLFLAAPLASIMRQRDPVIAKHTADVLRSRKKAEEKAEMKPAAENEVEVEKLEPQAVVRRVSGERIQPRRAPRSQRKKH from the coding sequence ATGACTGAAACTCGAGTTAGCGAGAAAACCGTCGAGGCTAAAGAGGGTTTCGTCAAGCGTCTCTATACCTCGAATTTCAATGTGCCGTTTATTGCTAAACGCAAGGTTTGGTTCATCTTTTCAGCAATTGTGCTGTTGATCTGCATTGGAAGTTTCTTTATCCGAGGCTTCAACTGGGGTATTGAATTCCAAGGCGGCTCGGTTTTCCAAGCGTCTACTCAAGTCAATGAACAGACCGTAGCTAAATTCACTTCAGCTGTAGCCGACACTGGAATAGCAGACTTGAATACGCAAGTATCAACGCTTTCTTCGCAAGGGGTGCGCGTCCAGACCCGTAGCTTGAATACTGACGAAATTGTCCAGGTACGTGAAGCGATCGCTGAAGCTGCTGGTATTGACCGAGACAATGTCACCTACACGCTGATTGGTCCTTCGTGGGGCAAACAAATCACCCAAAAGGCTTTTCTAGCATTAGGTGTCTTTATCCTCTTAGTCTTTGGCTTGATTTGGATTTACTTCAAAGACTGGCGCTCATCTGTTTCTGCTATCGTAGCGCTGATCCATGACGTTTTAGTCACGATGGGTGTGATTTCCTTATTCGGGTTCACTGTCACCCCGGCAACACTTATCGGCGTGTTAACGGTTTTCGGATATTCGCTTTATGACACAGTGGTTGTCTTTGACAAGGTCAGTGAGAATACTGCCAATCTCACACGGCAAAAACGTACCTATAACGAAGGGGTAAACCTTGCCATCAACCAGGTGCTGACCCGTTCCATTAACACTACGGTAATCGTTTTATTGCCTGTATTAGCTATTTTCTTGGCGGGCTTAATTTGGCTAAACGGTGAAGGACCGCTAGCAGATCTTGGTCTGTCGCTATTTGTTGGCATGGTGGCTGGCGCCTATTCCTCGCTGTTCTTAGCGGCGCCTTTAGCGTCAATCATGCGCCAGCGTGACCCGGTGATCGCCAAACACACTGCTGACGTGCTGCGTTCTCGTAAAAAGGCTGAGGAAAAGGCTGAGATGAAGCCGGCAGCCGAAAATGAGGTTGAGGTTGAAAAGCTTGAGCCACAAGCTGTGGTGCGCAGAGTTAGCGGTGAGCGGATTCAACCACGCCGCGCACCTCGTAGTCAACGGAAGAAGCACTAA
- a CDS encoding bifunctional (p)ppGpp synthetase/guanosine-3',5'-bis(diphosphate) 3'-pyrophosphohydrolase produces the protein MSSNDNDGSVYGPYGEGGVPARPHSATIERVATGPEQPRMKMRKRWSFFGTASKSPQSAVLDPLFAVVNSNHPQADLALIERAYQTAEHYHRGQTRKSGDPYITHPLAVATILAELGMTESTLAAALLHDTVEDTSYTINQLTVDFGEEIAKLVDGVTKLDKVQYGESAKAETIRKMVIAMAADIRVLVIKLADRLHNMRTLGFLRQDKQNRIAKETLEIFAPLAHRLGMNAIKWELEDLAFSTMQPKVYEEIVRLVAQAAPEREKQLREVIDQVNADLEASGIKATVYGRPKHYYSIYQKMMVRGRDFEDIYDLVGIRILVDSVRDCYAVLGAMHTRWNPLPGRVKDYIAMPKYNMYQSLHTTVLGPGARPVEFQIRTHEMHRRAEYGVAAHWKYKANPNATSADAKEQTNNLSWLHQLTQLQRENEDPSEFLDALRYEVNATEVYVFTPRGDVLALPKGATPVDMAYAIHTEVGHRCIGARVNGRLVPLESKLTNGDQVEILTSKADNAGPSRDWLNFVVSPRAKSKIRSFFTKTRREEAIERGKDLLAKQMRKTSLPLQKLLTVEYLTSVADTFRLSDVNSLYAAVGESNVGAQSVIQRLIELEGGIDDTADETLEDRVLAQDTKRRPISSASGVIVDGDPDLWVKLAKCCTPVPGDEILGFVTRDKGVSVHRKDCTNADNLLTHPERIVSVEWAPTSYTSGFLVTIQIECLDRSGLLSEVTKMMADQGSSITSATVNTAKNRTAKIRLTFEGSDADHLTHLIEALRKVSGVYDVYRVKQ, from the coding sequence ATGTCAAGCAACGATAATGATGGCAGCGTCTATGGGCCATACGGTGAGGGCGGCGTGCCCGCCCGACCTCATTCGGCAACCATTGAGCGGGTTGCAACCGGACCTGAACAGCCACGAATGAAGATGCGTAAACGGTGGTCATTTTTCGGGACGGCCAGCAAATCCCCGCAATCTGCCGTTCTTGACCCGCTATTTGCGGTGGTTAATTCTAATCATCCGCAAGCTGATTTAGCTTTGATTGAACGTGCCTACCAGACAGCTGAGCATTATCATCGCGGCCAAACCCGTAAATCAGGTGACCCATATATCACTCATCCGTTAGCGGTTGCGACAATTCTTGCCGAGCTAGGTATGACTGAGTCGACGCTGGCTGCTGCTTTACTGCACGACACGGTAGAGGATACTTCCTATACCATCAATCAACTAACGGTTGATTTTGGTGAAGAGATCGCCAAATTAGTTGATGGCGTAACAAAGTTAGACAAGGTGCAATATGGTGAGTCAGCCAAAGCGGAGACTATCCGAAAAATGGTCATCGCCATGGCGGCAGACATCAGAGTTCTGGTGATAAAACTGGCTGACCGCTTGCATAACATGCGTACCCTGGGCTTCTTGCGTCAAGACAAACAAAACCGAATAGCCAAAGAAACTTTAGAGATTTTTGCCCCGCTGGCTCACCGACTCGGCATGAACGCTATCAAATGGGAGCTAGAGGATCTAGCTTTCTCGACCATGCAGCCCAAGGTTTATGAAGAGATCGTACGCCTAGTGGCTCAAGCTGCCCCAGAACGCGAAAAACAGCTTCGTGAAGTGATAGACCAGGTGAACGCAGATCTGGAGGCATCCGGTATAAAAGCTACCGTCTACGGGCGTCCTAAACACTATTACTCGATTTATCAAAAGATGATGGTTAGAGGTCGCGATTTTGAAGACATCTACGATTTAGTTGGTATTCGGATACTTGTAGATTCGGTGCGTGATTGCTATGCCGTGCTGGGTGCCATGCATACGAGATGGAATCCACTGCCAGGGCGAGTAAAAGATTACATCGCCATGCCTAAATACAACATGTATCAATCACTGCACACCACAGTGTTGGGGCCTGGCGCTCGGCCGGTGGAGTTTCAGATACGTACCCACGAAATGCACCGTCGGGCTGAATATGGTGTTGCTGCTCACTGGAAATATAAGGCCAACCCCAATGCGACTAGCGCAGACGCGAAAGAACAAACTAATAATCTCTCCTGGCTGCACCAGCTGACACAGTTGCAGCGCGAAAATGAAGATCCTAGCGAATTTTTGGATGCTTTGCGCTATGAAGTTAACGCTACTGAAGTTTATGTTTTTACTCCGCGTGGCGATGTTCTGGCTTTGCCGAAGGGCGCAACTCCAGTAGATATGGCTTATGCCATCCACACCGAGGTTGGGCATCGCTGTATTGGTGCCCGCGTCAATGGGCGGCTTGTGCCGTTGGAATCAAAATTGACCAACGGTGATCAGGTAGAGATTCTCACCTCGAAAGCTGATAACGCTGGTCCGTCTAGGGATTGGTTGAATTTCGTTGTTAGCCCGCGAGCAAAATCTAAAATACGTTCTTTCTTTACTAAGACTAGGCGGGAAGAAGCTATCGAGCGTGGTAAAGATTTGCTTGCCAAACAGATGCGAAAAACTAGTCTGCCACTACAAAAACTTCTAACTGTCGAATATCTGACATCAGTTGCGGATACTTTCCGCCTATCGGACGTTAATAGTCTTTACGCGGCTGTAGGGGAGAGCAATGTTGGCGCTCAGTCAGTCATTCAACGCTTAATTGAACTAGAGGGCGGTATTGACGATACTGCTGACGAGACTCTGGAAGATCGAGTTTTAGCTCAAGATACTAAACGGCGTCCAATCTCTTCTGCATCAGGGGTGATCGTTGACGGAGACCCAGATTTGTGGGTGAAATTGGCGAAATGTTGTACGCCAGTGCCGGGCGACGAAATTTTAGGATTCGTTACTCGCGATAAAGGTGTTTCCGTCCACCGCAAAGATTGCACCAATGCGGATAACTTATTAACTCATCCCGAACGCATCGTTAGCGTGGAATGGGCACCAACCAGCTACACTTCAGGTTTCTTAGTCACCATTCAGATCGAGTGTTTAGACAGGTCAGGTTTGCTGTCCGAGGTTACGAAGATGATGGCCGATCAGGGTTCATCTATCACCTCAGCAACAGTTAACACCGCTAAAAACCGGACGGCAAAGATAAGGCTGACTTTTGAAGGTTCAGACGCCGACCACCTAACGCATTTGATTGAGGCTCTGCGCAAGGTGTCCGGCGTCTACGATGTCTATCGAGTTAAGCAGTAA
- a CDS encoding adenine phosphoribosyltransferase, with the protein MTINNKDYVASLIRNIPDFPKPGVQFKDITPVMGSPRGLRASVQAMLEQVPEDLDMVCGIETRGFLFGVPIALELGVGFVPIRKPGKLPASVYEQSFDLEYGSSTLNIHQDALKAGQRVLLVDDLLATGGTLCAGSKLVQRCGAEVAQIQVLIELSGLGGREKVAQVTSAPLKAVINA; encoded by the coding sequence ATGACTATCAATAATAAAGATTATGTGGCGTCATTAATTCGCAATATCCCTGATTTTCCGAAGCCAGGTGTGCAATTTAAGGACATAACGCCAGTTATGGGTAGCCCGCGTGGTTTGCGTGCCTCTGTTCAGGCGATGCTTGAACAAGTGCCTGAAGATTTGGATATGGTTTGTGGGATTGAGACCAGAGGTTTCCTATTTGGGGTTCCTATTGCGCTTGAGCTGGGTGTGGGATTCGTTCCGATTCGCAAGCCAGGCAAATTGCCGGCGTCGGTATATGAGCAAAGTTTTGATTTGGAATATGGCTCCTCCACTCTCAATATTCATCAGGATGCGCTTAAAGCCGGTCAACGAGTGCTCCTGGTAGATGACTTATTGGCGACTGGCGGCACACTTTGTGCTGGTTCTAAGTTGGTGCAACGTTGCGGTGCTGAAGTCGCTCAGATTCAGGTCTTGATTGAATTATCTGGTTTGGGCGGCCGAGAAAAGGTTGCCCAAGTAACTTCCGCGCCGCTGAAAGCCGTAATCAACGCCTAA
- a CDS encoding DUF349 domain-containing protein, translated as MNTNATLSGNMYFMSQSSKPGDFGRVTQDGTVFVRTVDGEREVGQVPDVSPADALAFFVKRFAALETEVNLLDQRVQSATLSPDEARKALKVAKSKVVGANAVGDLQTLEARLSAIELKIDDLAVQRKQARAKRNEETKSAKEEMITRAEKIAKSNDWRQGMSKFRNLVDEWKKLPRIDRNTDDALWERFSAARSEYSKRRKVFQAKDNARRENARQLKQEIINEARQIAESTDWGPISGQFRDLMARWKAAGPARRDVDDQLWSEFRGLQDKFFDARSAAFAQQDAEYGDNLTAKQKLLEEAEATILPVSDPQAGRNDYRDFLAKFNEIGRVPRDAARDIEARVKKLENAVKSAEEAEWRRTDPEARQRAQDTVDMFSSQIEKLTRQAEAAESKDTKKAEKLRETIATYNQWLTQAQKALDEFTA; from the coding sequence ATGAACACAAATGCCACACTATCGGGCAATATGTACTTTATGAGTCAATCGTCTAAGCCCGGTGATTTTGGTCGTGTAACCCAAGACGGCACTGTTTTTGTGCGCACTGTCGATGGCGAACGCGAAGTAGGGCAGGTTCCCGATGTTTCCCCCGCTGACGCTCTGGCGTTCTTCGTCAAGCGTTTCGCTGCACTTGAAACGGAGGTGAATCTGCTAGATCAGCGCGTCCAATCTGCCACATTGTCGCCAGACGAAGCGCGCAAAGCCTTAAAGGTAGCTAAATCTAAAGTCGTTGGCGCTAATGCTGTCGGGGATTTACAAACTCTTGAGGCCAGGCTTAGCGCCATCGAACTTAAAATCGATGATTTAGCGGTGCAACGAAAGCAAGCTCGCGCTAAGCGTAATGAGGAGACCAAATCCGCTAAAGAAGAAATGATTACCCGCGCCGAAAAAATTGCGAAGTCGAATGATTGGCGTCAGGGAATGTCAAAATTCCGCAATCTCGTAGATGAATGGAAAAAACTGCCACGCATTGATCGCAACACCGACGATGCATTGTGGGAAAGATTTTCTGCTGCTAGGTCGGAATATTCTAAACGCCGCAAAGTATTTCAGGCTAAAGATAACGCTAGGCGCGAGAATGCCCGACAGCTAAAGCAAGAGATTATTAATGAAGCTCGTCAAATCGCCGAATCTACCGATTGGGGGCCGATTTCAGGCCAATTCCGCGACTTGATGGCCAGGTGGAAAGCTGCCGGCCCGGCGCGTCGAGATGTCGATGACCAACTGTGGAGCGAATTTAGAGGGTTGCAAGACAAGTTTTTTGACGCCCGATCAGCAGCTTTCGCACAACAGGACGCTGAATATGGCGACAACCTTACAGCCAAACAAAAACTCCTAGAAGAGGCCGAAGCAACTATTCTGCCAGTCAGCGACCCACAAGCAGGTCGTAACGATTACCGAGACTTCTTGGCAAAATTTAATGAGATCGGTCGGGTGCCTAGGGACGCTGCGCGCGATATTGAAGCGCGCGTTAAGAAACTCGAGAACGCGGTTAAATCAGCTGAAGAGGCTGAATGGCGACGTACTGACCCGGAAGCCAGACAGCGTGCTCAAGACACTGTCGATATGTTCAGCTCACAAATAGAGAAGTTGACTCGCCAGGCCGAGGCAGCAGAAAGTAAAGATACTAAGAAAGCTGAGAAACTGCGTGAAACTATCGCCACCTACAATCAGTGGCTAACGCAGGCTCAGAAGGCCTTGGACGAGTTTACTGCTTAA
- the hisS gene encoding histidine--tRNA ligase, with the protein MTRPKALSGFPEFLPAQRMVEQRVVDILRRTFELHGFASIQTRAVETMASLNRKGEITKEVYVIRRLHEDNEHETSDSDLGLHFDLTVPLARYVVEHAGHLQFPFRRYQIQPVWRGERPQEGRYREFWQADIDIIGAGDLAWHHDVEAMLVMLEALEALHLEVGIPQVVMHVNNRKLCEGFYQGLGISDSAEVLQRVDKFDKIGADGVGELLREELGLATEVVDKCIALASISTPDDSFVAKVHDLGVTSPLLEEGLNELAGVVRAANEVVPGRIRANLKIARGLDYYTGTVYETELVGHEKMGSVASGGRYEKLASDGKNSYPGVGISLGLTRLLAPILVRGQLVANRQVPSAVLVAVTSEEERSQAMQVATILRHRGIPTEVAPKANKFGKQIRHADRRGIPYVWFGGVDGEVKDIRSGEQQTANAEHWAIPETDIRPSLIHD; encoded by the coding sequence GTGACTCGTCCAAAGGCCCTTTCAGGTTTTCCAGAGTTTCTGCCTGCGCAACGTATGGTCGAGCAGCGGGTGGTCGATATTTTGCGTCGTACTTTCGAGCTTCACGGTTTTGCTTCGATTCAAACGCGGGCAGTAGAGACGATGGCCTCGCTGAATCGCAAAGGTGAAATCACTAAAGAGGTTTACGTTATTCGACGACTCCACGAAGACAACGAACATGAGACCAGCGATTCAGACTTAGGTTTGCACTTTGATTTAACAGTGCCGCTGGCTCGATATGTGGTGGAGCATGCAGGCCACCTGCAATTCCCCTTCCGCAGATATCAAATCCAGCCGGTGTGGCGAGGTGAGCGTCCCCAAGAAGGTAGATATCGAGAGTTTTGGCAAGCTGACATCGACATTATTGGTGCTGGCGATTTGGCATGGCATCACGATGTTGAAGCAATGCTGGTGATGCTAGAAGCTCTTGAGGCTCTGCATCTTGAGGTAGGTATCCCACAAGTTGTTATGCATGTCAATAACCGTAAACTTTGTGAGGGTTTCTATCAGGGGCTTGGTATTTCCGACAGTGCTGAGGTGCTGCAGCGAGTCGATAAATTTGACAAAATCGGCGCTGACGGGGTTGGTGAATTATTGCGTGAAGAGCTTGGACTTGCCACGGAGGTAGTCGATAAGTGTATCGCTTTAGCCTCGATTTCGACCCCAGATGATTCTTTCGTGGCTAAGGTGCATGATCTTGGCGTAACCAGTCCTCTCCTCGAAGAGGGTTTGAATGAGTTAGCTGGTGTGGTGCGGGCAGCTAATGAGGTAGTGCCTGGACGCATTCGAGCTAATTTGAAGATAGCCCGCGGTCTCGACTATTACACTGGCACCGTCTATGAGACTGAACTTGTTGGGCACGAAAAGATGGGCTCGGTCGCCTCTGGCGGGCGTTATGAGAAACTAGCCTCGGATGGGAAAAATAGCTATCCCGGTGTCGGAATTTCACTTGGGTTAACTCGATTGTTGGCGCCGATTTTGGTGCGCGGCCAGCTGGTAGCTAATCGGCAGGTTCCCTCTGCTGTGTTGGTGGCCGTAACAAGTGAAGAAGAACGTAGTCAGGCCATGCAGGTGGCAACTATTTTGCGTCACCGCGGCATCCCTACCGAAGTTGCACCAAAGGCAAATAAGTTTGGTAAGCAAATTCGTCACGCTGATCGACGAGGGATTCCCTATGTTTGGTTTGGCGGGGTTGACGGTGAGGTAAAAGACATTCGCAGTGGCGAGCAGCAAACCGCAAATGCCGAGCACTGGGCAATCCCAGAAACCGACATTCGACCTAGCCTGATACACGACTGA